From Megalobrama amblycephala isolate DHTTF-2021 linkage group LG8, ASM1881202v1, whole genome shotgun sequence, the proteins below share one genomic window:
- the avpr2b.1 gene encoding oxytocin receptor: protein MSFFALNLSNATLEMEVTGDEPRNERLAQIEIALLSVIFLSASTLNFGLLLVLWRKRQQMSRMRVFVTHLCLADLVVAFFQVCPQLMWDITDRFIGPDLVCRLVKYLQIVGMFASTYMIVVMTVDRYQAICNPMVTFQRRRARWNLPVCVAWLVSFVFSVPQLFIFSRVQIAPGVYDCWAEFIQPWGPKAYVTWTTLVIFLVPIVTVTVCQVRICRALQINLYMKTQQQQQQQGGDGQPHSYSSRASNVVFVSKSRIKTVKMTVVIVLAYTVCWAPFFTVQLWSVWDADAPTETATFTILMLLASLNSVANPCIYLLFTVKFPKLLGTLLCMKHSDMKESLPDEATMVSSLYLSFKHSDTR, encoded by the exons ATGTCTTTCTTCGCATTAAACTTAAGCAACGCAACTTTGGAGATGGAAGTCACCGGAGATGAACCCCGGAACGAGCGCTTGGCTCAAATCGAGATCGCGCTTCTGAGCGTCATCTTTCTCTCCGCATCAACTCTGAACTTCGGTCTGCTGCTGGTTCTGTGGAGAAAGAGACAGCAGATGTCCAGGATGCGTGTGTTTGTGACCCATCTGTGCTTGGCGGACCTGGTGGTCGCTTTCTTCCAGGTGTGTCCTCAGCTCATGTGGGACATAACAGACCGTTTCATCGGTCCTGACCTCGTATGTCGTTTAGTCAAGTATCTGCAGATCGTCGGCATGTTCGCCTCCACTTACATGATAGTTGTGATGACGGTGGACCGTTATCAGGCGATCTGCAACCCCATGGTGACTTTCCAGAGGAGGCGCGCGCGCTGGAACTTGCCCGTGTGCGTCGCGTGGCTCGTGTCGTTCGTCTTCAGCGTCCCTCAACTGTTTATTTTCTCCAGGGTTCAAATCGCCCCGGGTGTCTACGACTGCTGGGCAGAGTTTATTCAGCCGTGGGGACCTAAAGCGTACGTGACGTGGACGACACTGGTAATATTTCTGGTGCCCATCGTAACTGTGACGGTGTGCCAAGTGCGCATCTGCCGCGCGCTCCAGATTAACCTGTACATGAAGacgcagcagcagcagcagcagcagggaGGTGATGGACAACCACACTCTTATTCCTCTAGAGCCAGCAACGTGGTGTTTGTGTCCAAATCTCGGATTAAGACCGTGAAGATGACAGTGGTGATCGTGCTCGCCTACACCGTGTGCTGGGCTCCGTTCTTCACCGTGCagctgtggtctgtgtgggacGCCGACGCGCCGACTGAGA CTGCAACCTTCACCATCCTCATGTTGCTGGCCAGCCTGAACAGTGTTGCCAATCCATGTATTTACCTGCTTTTCACTGTGAAGTTCCCCAAACTGTTGGGAACTCTCCTGTGCATGAAACACTCAGACATGAAGGAGTCACTGCCTGATGAGGCTACGATGGTCAGCTCTCTGTATTTGAGCTTTAAACACTCTGACACACGGTGA
- the trnt1 gene encoding CCA tRNA nucleotidyltransferase 1, mitochondrial isoform X1: MWAKLFLNPRFINRVHLTWSHRSLITMQLKTKEFESLFTDGLVGLAEIFEKNQFELRIAGGAVRDLLSGNRPEDVDFATTATPDEMKGMFQTAGVRMINNKGEKHGTITARLHNENFEVTTLRVDVQTDGRHAEVEFTTDWQKDAERRDLTINSMFLGLDGTLYDYFQGYEDLKNRKVRFVGSASLRIQEDYLRILRYFRFYGRVAAEPGQHEPETLEAIRENAKGLAVISGERIWVELKKMLVGNHAGHLLDLVYELGLAQYTGLPADGNVGEMKQVWQRAQDSSPKPMTILAALFRSQEDVEKLDLRLKLSREEKNLGLFLVRYRQDLVKGQDQHDSLKPYTDFIIDSREPDSQSRVLELLKYQGEKKLLDELRKWSIPRFPVSGHDLRKLGITSGKEIGTILQELRDVWKKSRYQMSKEELLANLSRS, translated from the exons TTGGCCTTGCTG AAATATTTGAAAAGAACCAGTTTGAACTGAGGATTGCAGGAGGGGCGGTGCGGGACCTTCTGTCAGGAAACCGGCCTGAAGATGTAGACTTTGCCACCACAGCCACTCCAGATGAAATGAAGGGCATGTTCCAGACAGCAGGAGTCAGGATGATAAACAATAAAGGAGAGAAACATGGGACCATTACTGCCAGG cTTCATAACGAGAACTTTGAAGTGACCACTTTGCGAGTGGATGTGCAGACCGATGGGCGGCACGCAGAAGTGGAGTTTACCACTGACTGGCAGAAGGATGCAGAGCGCAGAGATCTCACCATCAACTCCATGTTTCTTG ggcTGGATGGGACTCTGTATGATTATTTCCAAGGATATGAGGACCTCAAGAACAGGAAAGTAAGGTTTGTCGGCAGTGCCTCGCTACGGATCCAAGAGGACTACCTTCGAATTTTGAGATATTTCAG GTTCTATGGGAGGGTGGCAGCTGAGCCTGGGCAACATGAACCTGAGACTCTGGAGGCAATAAGAGAGAATGCCAAAGGATTGGCTGTTATCTCCGGTGAGAGGATCTGGGTGGAGCTGAAGAAGATGCTGGTTGGAAACCATGCTGGTCATCTGCTGGACCTTGTCTATGAGTTAGGCCTAGCCCAGTACACAG GTCTTCCAGCAGATGGCAATGTTGGAGAGATGAAGCAGGTCTGGCAGAGGGCTCAAGACAGCTCTCCTAAACCCATGACTATCCTGGCTGCTCTGTTCCGAAGCCAGGAGGATGTGGAGAAACTGGATCTGCGACTGAAGCTGTCCAGAGAAGAGAAAAACCTGGGCCTCTTTCTGGTCAGATACAGACAAGATCTCGTTAAGGGACAGGATCAACACGACAGCTTGAAACCGTACACAGATTTCATTATTGAT TCTCGAGAGCCGGACTCCCAGAGTAGAGTACTGGAGCTTCTGAAGTATCAAGGAGAAAAGAAACTTTTAGATGAGCTGAGAAAGTGGTCCATCCCCCGCTTCCCTGTGAGTGGGCATGACCTGCGCAAGCTGGGCATTACCTCGGGTAAAGAGATTGGCACAATCCTTCAGGAGCTTAGGGACGTGTGGAAGAAGAGCCGCTATCAGATGAGCAAAGAGGAACTTTTGGCCAACCTCAGCAGATCCTGA
- the trnt1 gene encoding CCA tRNA nucleotidyltransferase 1, mitochondrial isoform X2, translating to MLFSLRFINRVHLTWSHRSLITMQLKTKEFESLFTDGLVGLAEIFEKNQFELRIAGGAVRDLLSGNRPEDVDFATTATPDEMKGMFQTAGVRMINNKGEKHGTITARLHNENFEVTTLRVDVQTDGRHAEVEFTTDWQKDAERRDLTINSMFLGLDGTLYDYFQGYEDLKNRKVRFVGSASLRIQEDYLRILRYFRFYGRVAAEPGQHEPETLEAIRENAKGLAVISGERIWVELKKMLVGNHAGHLLDLVYELGLAQYTGLPADGNVGEMKQVWQRAQDSSPKPMTILAALFRSQEDVEKLDLRLKLSREEKNLGLFLVRYRQDLVKGQDQHDSLKPYTDFIIDSREPDSQSRVLELLKYQGEKKLLDELRKWSIPRFPVSGHDLRKLGITSGKEIGTILQELRDVWKKSRYQMSKEELLANLSRS from the exons TTGGCCTTGCTG AAATATTTGAAAAGAACCAGTTTGAACTGAGGATTGCAGGAGGGGCGGTGCGGGACCTTCTGTCAGGAAACCGGCCTGAAGATGTAGACTTTGCCACCACAGCCACTCCAGATGAAATGAAGGGCATGTTCCAGACAGCAGGAGTCAGGATGATAAACAATAAAGGAGAGAAACATGGGACCATTACTGCCAGG cTTCATAACGAGAACTTTGAAGTGACCACTTTGCGAGTGGATGTGCAGACCGATGGGCGGCACGCAGAAGTGGAGTTTACCACTGACTGGCAGAAGGATGCAGAGCGCAGAGATCTCACCATCAACTCCATGTTTCTTG ggcTGGATGGGACTCTGTATGATTATTTCCAAGGATATGAGGACCTCAAGAACAGGAAAGTAAGGTTTGTCGGCAGTGCCTCGCTACGGATCCAAGAGGACTACCTTCGAATTTTGAGATATTTCAG GTTCTATGGGAGGGTGGCAGCTGAGCCTGGGCAACATGAACCTGAGACTCTGGAGGCAATAAGAGAGAATGCCAAAGGATTGGCTGTTATCTCCGGTGAGAGGATCTGGGTGGAGCTGAAGAAGATGCTGGTTGGAAACCATGCTGGTCATCTGCTGGACCTTGTCTATGAGTTAGGCCTAGCCCAGTACACAG GTCTTCCAGCAGATGGCAATGTTGGAGAGATGAAGCAGGTCTGGCAGAGGGCTCAAGACAGCTCTCCTAAACCCATGACTATCCTGGCTGCTCTGTTCCGAAGCCAGGAGGATGTGGAGAAACTGGATCTGCGACTGAAGCTGTCCAGAGAAGAGAAAAACCTGGGCCTCTTTCTGGTCAGATACAGACAAGATCTCGTTAAGGGACAGGATCAACACGACAGCTTGAAACCGTACACAGATTTCATTATTGAT TCTCGAGAGCCGGACTCCCAGAGTAGAGTACTGGAGCTTCTGAAGTATCAAGGAGAAAAGAAACTTTTAGATGAGCTGAGAAAGTGGTCCATCCCCCGCTTCCCTGTGAGTGGGCATGACCTGCGCAAGCTGGGCATTACCTCGGGTAAAGAGATTGGCACAATCCTTCAGGAGCTTAGGGACGTGTGGAAGAAGAGCCGCTATCAGATGAGCAAAGAGGAACTTTTGGCCAACCTCAGCAGATCCTGA